In the genome of Planctomyces sp. SH-PL62, the window GCGTCCGAGCGCCCGCCGGACCAGCGATTCATCGGTGATGGATGCGGTCGTCGGGGCGTCGAGCATACGATCTCCTACCCAGACCAGACGAACCCGGCCCGTCTCCTATTCGATCTCCGGGGCCATCGGTTACACTGGACGGCCGTAATCGTCCGCCGCAGCCATTGTAGCGTCACGTCACGCGAGGAGCGCCGCCGCCGTGCCCGTCGAGGTGTTGATCCCGGAGAGCGCGCTTCACGACCGGCTCCGCGAGTTGGGTCGGGAGGTCGCCCGCGACTACGCCGGCAAGCCGCTGACGATCGTCGCCGTGCTGACCGGGAGCCTGATCGCCCTGGCCGACCTGATCCGCGAGGTCGACGTCCCCCACCGCATCGGCCTGGTCCACGCCAGCAGCTACCGGGGGGCCACGACGACCGCCTCGACCCTGATCATCAACGAGACGCTCGCCCCCGACGTGGCCGACCGCGACGTCCTGCTGCTCGACGACATCCTCGACACCGGCCAGACCCTCGCGGCGCTCGTCGACCACCTGATCGCGCGGGGGGCGCGAAGCGTCAAGACGGCGGTGCTGCTCCGCAAGATCGGCCGCCAGACGACGCCGATCGAGCCCGACTACTGCGGCTTCCCGATCCCCGACGCCTTCGTGGTCGGCTACGGGCTCGACTTCGACGACGACTACCGCCACCTGCCCTTCGTCGGCATCCTCAAGGACTGACCGCCCGACGTGACCCCTCCCACGCCCCCCCTCAAGCTGGCCCTCGTCTCCCGACGCTACCCGCCCCTCATCGGCGGCGCCGAGCGCGTGCTCGCGTACCTGGCCGAGGCCCTGGCGCGCGAGGGGGCCGACGTCTCGGTGCTGACCTCCGCCGTGGGCGAG includes:
- the hpt gene encoding hypoxanthine phosphoribosyltransferase, with the protein product MPVEVLIPESALHDRLRELGREVARDYAGKPLTIVAVLTGSLIALADLIREVDVPHRIGLVHASSYRGATTTASTLIINETLAPDVADRDVLLLDDILDTGQTLAALVDHLIARGARSVKTAVLLRKIGRQTTPIEPDYCGFPIPDAFVVGYGLDFDDDYRHLPFVGILKD